From Macrobrachium nipponense isolate FS-2020 chromosome 6, ASM1510439v2, whole genome shotgun sequence, a single genomic window includes:
- the LOC135216564 gene encoding uncharacterized protein LOC135216564, with the protein MKKEIFEVNRRNYRIIWVRLMVENCTVNIFSAYAPQIGCSDEEKDRFWSDSGGNGKGTSRRKMPCRRRFEWALGQNNRVITRIHGGYGYDERNAESERIVDFAVSKDMVLVNTFFTKRQEHLVTCKSGGRSSQIDYLMYKRKDLREVKDCKVIPGDHVSVPHRLVVMDLVMEIEQIRKKKMQGPKRIKWFELKEIELCEQFKEKVLEELTHEIEDVDEWWNRTMEIILRVTREILGESSGKMFENKETWWFSEEVKDATKQKRKAKKRWEGTQMEEDWMAYKEANKLAKKTVAIAKDRAYDQLYKELDTKEGQGKIFKLAHMRNKSTKDITHIRQIKDKDGNVLRNERDIIRRWEEYFEALLNDENERFLRGDGHKLWTSHRNNKS; encoded by the coding sequence atgaagaaggaaatctttGAAGTAAATAGAAGAAATTATAGGATTATCTGGGTCAGGCTGATGGTTGAAAATTGCACTGTTAACATCTTCAGTGCATATGCACCCCAGATAGGATGctcagatgaagagaaagatcGCTTCTGGTCGGACTCAGGAGGAAATGGAAAAGGTACCAGCAGACGAAAGATGCCTTGTCGGCGGAGATTTGAATGGGCACTAGGCCAGAATAACCGTGTGATCACCCGTATACATGGTGGGTATGGCTATGATGAAAGAAATGCAGAGAGTGAGAGAATAGTTGATTTTGCTGTGTCCAAGGATATGGTACTGGTGAACACTTTTTTCACCAAGCGGCAAGAACATCTAGTTACGTGCAAAAGCGGCGGAAGGTCCAGCCAGATAGATTACTTGATGTATAAGAGGAAAGATTTACGCGAGGTAAAAGATTGTAAGGTCATACCAGGAGACCATGTGAGTGTGCCACATCGTTTGGTAGTGATGGACTTGGTTATGGAAATtgaacaaataaggaagaaaaagatgCAGGGGCCAAAAAGGATTAAATGGTTTGAGCTGAAAGAGATTGAACTTTGTGAGCAgtttaaggaaaaagttttagaGGAACTAACTCATgaaattgaagatgttgatgaatggtggaaCAGAACGATGGAAATAATACTGAGGGTTACTAGAGAAATATTGGGTGAGAGTAGTGGCAAGATGTTCGAAAATAAGGAAACGTGGTGGTTCAGTGAAGAAGTGAAGGATGCAACAAagcaaaagagaaaagcaaagaaaaggtgggaggggacccaaatggaagaggactggatggcctataaggaagcaaataaattagcaaagaaaactGTAGCAATTGCTAAGGATAGAGCATATGATCAGCTTTACAAAGAGCTAGATACCAAGGAAGGGCAAGGAAAGATCTTTAAATTAGCGCACATGAGAAATAAGAGTACCAAGGATATAACACACATAAGACAGATTAAGGATAAGGATGGAAATGTAttgagaaatgagagagacataataaggagatgggaagaatattttgaggccttattgaatgacgaaaatgaaagatttctaagagGAGATGGACACAAATTGTGGACtagtcacagaaataacaaaagctga